Proteins from a single region of Ziziphus jujuba cultivar Dongzao chromosome 1, ASM3175591v1:
- the LOC107417299 gene encoding uncharacterized protein LOC107417299, which translates to MELKEEATGFVSSKLKIPNPPGEEEKQQQDQEDEEEEQQDQEDEVEEQEGVVTVGAAAGTRVCQLCGKIFRSGKALGGHMRMHSQYSQPADRNRSSNRSRTTAAAAAAATHFTANTTTTTTTTTTNTSDHTTPPVCCVCGKNFLSMKALFGHMRSHPDREWRGIQPPLPSLPPATTAAATAKTTTSSSTLSDDDQIADSASAATAAVDCHHHRDVDLSKSLYGCSWPVSTKRGRSGSIISSGKTVAKKNEAEAVSDLLMLSRRGSTTIDKEDQEFNFRNRKRPDDDDDVDKGKANYKLRHVGEDYFYSDSQNSESINAMGNIKDDTMNMMMMKKKRRKMKLADLEERGVMVANNANNNNTDNNRSYTCNICNKSFPTHQALGGHRSSHNNSVNNIRKMDHHHHHQCKICKKMFPTGQALGGHKRSHWYNNINNAPVEVLADQSTSLSPGEASQTTNRLKAVISFDLNELPPMEEEDDNNDNDNDDYVEQVVSTSTLTLQVS; encoded by the exons ATGGAGTTAAAAGAAGAAGCCACAGGGTTCGTGAGCTCCAAGCTCAAGATTCCGAATCCTCccggagaagaagaaaagcaacAGCAAGatcaagaagatgaagaagaagaacagcaAGATCAAGAAGATGAAGTAGAAGAACAAGAAGGTGTTGTCACTGTTGGAGCAGCTGCTGGAACTCGTGTGTGCCAATTGTGCGGTAAGATTTTCAGATCCGGAAAAGCACTCGGAGGTCACATGAGAATGCACTCTCAGTACTCTCAACCCGCCGATCGAAATCGGAGTAGCAATAGGAGTAGAACTACCGCCGCCGCCGCAGCCGCCGCCACTCACTTTACGGCGAACaccactactactactactacaacaacaaccaacacgTCCGATCATACGACGCCGCCGGTTTGTTGCGTGTGCGGAAAGAATTTCCTCTCCATGAAAGCTCTTTTTGGCCATATGAGATCGCATCCCGATAGAGAATGGAGAGGAATTCAACCTCctcttccttctcttcctcCGGCCACCACCGCAGCCGCCACCGCCAAAACCACTACTTCCTCATCCACTCTCTCCGACGACGATCAAATTGCCGATTCAGCTTCCGCAGCCACTGCGGCCGTTGATTGTCATCATCATCGTGATGTTGATCTGTCAAAGAGTTTGTACGGTTGCAGTTGGCCTGTCAGCACCAAGAGAGGTCGCAGTGGCAGCATCATCAGCAGCGGCAAAACCGTTGCGAAGAAGAACGAAGCTGAGGCTGTATCTGATCTGCTTATGCTGTCTCGCCGCGGCAGCACAACAATTGATAAAGAAGATCAAGAATTCAATTTCAGGAACAGGAAGCGacctgatgatgatgatgacgtgGACAAAGGAAAAGCGAATTACAAGCTTCGTCATGTTGGAGAGGATTATTTTTACTCGGATAGTCAGAATTCCGAAAGCATTAATGCAATGGGCAACATAAAGGACGACACCATgaacatgatgatgatgaagaagaagagaaggaagatGAAATTGGCAGACCTTGAAGAAAGAGGAGTTATGGTTGCAAATAATgctaataataacaatactgATAATAATAGATCATACACTTGCAATATTTGCAATAAATCTTTCCCAACCCACCAAGCATTGGGAGGTCACAGGTCTAGTCACAATAACAGCGTCAACAACATCAGGAAGATG gatcatcatcaccatcatcaatGCAAGATTTGCAAGAAGATGTTTCCAACTGGTCAAGCTCTTGGGGGTCATAAGAGAAGCCACTggtataataatatcaataatgcCCCTGTGGAAGTCTTAGCTGATCAATCTACATCGTTATCGCCTGGAGAAGCTAGTCAGACTACTAATCGTCTGAAAGCAGTTATTAGCTTTGATCTCAATGAGCTCCCACCTATGGAGGAGGaggatgataataatgataatgataacgATGATTATGTTGAGCAAGTTGTCTCCACTTCAACTTTGACTCTGCAGGtgagctag